A part of Sinorhizobium chiapasense genomic DNA contains:
- the gyrA gene encoding DNA gyrase subunit A: MTEQSNPGGGKNPPGIEPISIIEEMQRSYLDYAMSVIVSRALPDVRDGLKPVHRRILYGMSELGIDWNKKYVKCARVTGDVMGKYHPHGNMAIYDALARMAQDWSLRLPLIDGQGNFGSVDGDPPAAERYTECRLQKAAHSLLDDLDKETVDFRDNYDGTLHEPVVVPAKFPNLLVNGAGGIAVGMATNIPPHNLGEVINGCIALIDDPAIELPELMQIIPGPDFPTGALILGRSGIRQAYETGRGSVIMRGRAHVEPMRGDREQIIITEIPYQVNKATMIEKMAELVRDKRIEGISDLRDESDRQGYRVVIELKRDANAEVILNQLYRYTPLQTSFGCNMVALNGGKPEQMTLLDMLRAFVSFREDVVSRRTKFLLRKARERAHVLVGLAISVANIDEVIKLIRHAPDPQTAREQLMERRWPAHDVDALIRLIDDPRHRINEDGTYNLSEEQARAILDLRLQRLTALGRDEIGDELNKIGEEIKDYLDILSSRLRIMSIVKQELEAVRDEFGTPRRTEIAEGGPDMDDEDLIAQEDMVVTVSHLGYIKRVPLTTYRAQRRGGKGRSGMATRDEDFVTRLFVANTHTPVLFFSSRGIVYKEKVWRLPIGTPQSRGKALINMLPLEPGERITTIMPLPEDETTWENLDVMFSTTRGTVRRNKLSDFVQVNRNGKIAMKLDEEGDQILSVDTCTEFDDVLLTTALGQCIRFPVSDVRVFAGRNSIGVRGISLGDNDRIISMAIVGHVEAEPWERAAYLKRAAAERRTTNGEEEEIALVGEEVTDGGELSNERYEELKVREQFVLTVSEKGFGKRSSSYDFRTSGRGGKGIRATDTSKTAEIGELVAAFPVEDNDQIMLVSDGGQLIRVPVNGIRLASRATKGVTIFSTAKDEKVVSVEGISEPDGEDEIVDAALGEGAAPESPETSED, encoded by the coding sequence TTGACTGAACAAAGCAATCCCGGCGGCGGAAAGAATCCGCCAGGCATCGAGCCGATTTCCATCATCGAGGAAATGCAGCGGTCCTATCTCGATTACGCCATGAGCGTCATCGTTTCCCGCGCGCTTCCCGATGTGCGCGACGGTCTGAAACCGGTTCACCGGCGCATCCTCTACGGGATGAGCGAACTCGGCATTGACTGGAACAAGAAATACGTCAAGTGCGCCCGCGTTACCGGCGACGTGATGGGTAAATATCACCCACACGGCAACATGGCGATCTACGACGCACTGGCCCGCATGGCGCAGGACTGGTCGCTCAGATTGCCGCTGATCGACGGCCAGGGTAATTTCGGTTCCGTCGACGGCGATCCGCCGGCAGCCGAACGCTATACCGAGTGCCGGCTGCAGAAGGCGGCGCATTCGCTGCTCGACGATCTCGACAAGGAAACGGTCGATTTCCGCGACAACTACGACGGCACGCTGCACGAGCCGGTCGTCGTCCCGGCGAAGTTCCCAAATCTCCTGGTGAATGGCGCGGGCGGCATTGCCGTCGGCATGGCGACAAACATCCCGCCGCACAACCTCGGCGAAGTCATCAACGGCTGCATCGCACTGATCGACGATCCCGCGATCGAACTGCCGGAACTGATGCAAATCATTCCCGGGCCGGATTTTCCGACCGGCGCGCTGATCCTCGGTCGCTCGGGCATACGCCAGGCCTATGAAACCGGCCGCGGCTCCGTCATCATGCGCGGACGTGCCCATGTCGAGCCGATGCGCGGCGATCGCGAGCAGATCATCATCACCGAGATCCCCTATCAGGTGAACAAGGCGACGATGATCGAGAAGATGGCCGAGCTGGTGCGCGACAAGCGCATCGAAGGCATCTCGGACCTTCGCGACGAATCCGACCGCCAAGGCTATCGCGTCGTCATCGAACTGAAGCGCGATGCCAATGCCGAGGTCATCCTCAACCAGCTCTACCGCTACACGCCGCTTCAGACCTCGTTCGGCTGCAACATGGTGGCGCTCAACGGCGGCAAACCGGAGCAGATGACGCTGCTCGACATGCTGCGGGCCTTCGTCTCCTTCCGCGAAGACGTCGTTAGCCGGAGAACGAAATTCCTGCTGCGCAAGGCGCGCGAGCGCGCGCATGTGTTGGTCGGCCTCGCCATCTCGGTCGCCAATATCGACGAAGTCATCAAGCTGATCCGTCACGCGCCCGATCCGCAGACGGCGCGCGAGCAGTTGATGGAGCGCCGCTGGCCGGCGCATGACGTCGATGCTCTGATACGGCTGATCGACGATCCGCGTCATCGCATCAACGAGGACGGCACCTACAACCTGTCGGAGGAGCAGGCCCGCGCCATTCTCGACCTGCGCCTGCAGCGCCTGACCGCGCTCGGCCGCGATGAAATCGGCGATGAGCTCAACAAGATCGGCGAAGAAATCAAGGACTACCTCGATATCCTTTCCTCGCGCCTGCGCATCATGTCGATCGTCAAACAGGAACTGGAAGCCGTCCGTGACGAGTTCGGGACGCCCCGCCGCACCGAGATCGCCGAGGGCGGTCCGGATATGGATGACGAAGACCTGATCGCCCAGGAGGACATGGTCGTCACTGTGTCCCATCTCGGCTATATCAAGCGCGTGCCGCTCACAACCTATCGGGCGCAGCGTCGCGGCGGCAAGGGACGCTCCGGCATGGCGACGCGGGACGAGGATTTCGTTACCCGGCTATTCGTTGCAAACACCCATACGCCGGTGCTGTTCTTCTCGTCGCGCGGTATCGTTTACAAGGAGAAGGTCTGGCGGCTGCCGATCGGCACGCCGCAATCGCGCGGCAAGGCGCTGATCAACATGCTGCCGCTCGAACCCGGCGAGCGCATCACCACGATCATGCCGCTGCCCGAGGACGAAACGACCTGGGAAAACCTGGACGTCATGTTCTCGACCACGCGTGGCACGGTCCGCCGCAACAAGCTCTCGGACTTCGTCCAGGTCAACCGCAACGGCAAGATCGCGATGAAGCTCGATGAAGAGGGCGACCAGATCCTGTCGGTCGACACCTGCACCGAGTTCGACGACGTGCTACTAACGACTGCGCTCGGCCAATGCATCCGCTTCCCTGTCTCCGACGTGCGTGTCTTCGCTGGCCGCAATTCGATCGGCGTGCGCGGCATCTCGCTCGGCGACAACGACCGGATCATCTCGATGGCGATCGTCGGCCATGTTGAAGCCGAGCCTTGGGAGCGGGCGGCCTATCTGAAGCGCGCAGCGGCCGAGCGGCGCACGACGAACGGCGAAGAAGAGGAAATCGCGCTGGTCGGCGAAGAGGTCACCGACGGCGGCGAGCTTTCCAACGAACGCTACGAGGAACTGAAGGTACGCGAACAGTTCGTGCTGACGGTCTCCGAGAAAGGCTTCGGCAAACGCTCGTCTTCCTACGATTTCCGCACATCCGGCCGCGGTGGCAAGGGCATCCGCGCCACCGACACGTCGAAGACGGCGGAGATCGGTGAACTGGTCGCAGCCTTCCCGGTCGAGGACAACGACCAGATCATGCTCGTATCCGATGGCGGTCAGCTCATTCGCGTGCCGGTCAACGGCATCCGGTTGGCCAGCCGCGCGACGAAGGGCGTGACGATTTTCTCGACCGCCAAGGACGAGAAGGTCGTATCGGTCGAAGGGATCAGCGAGCCTGACGGCGAGGACGAGATTGTGGACGCCGCGCTTGGCGAAGGTGCCGCGCCGGAGTCACCCGAGACTTCCGAAGACTGA
- a CDS encoding NAD-dependent epimerase/dehydratase family protein produces MTKAQEKTGTVLVLGATGGIGGAIARGLHLRGWAVRALNRDAAKASRKASAFEWIQGDAMNAADVRGAAEGAAVIIHAVNPPGYRDWGKLVLPMLDNTIAAAKAVGARIVLPGTIYNFGPDAFPVLDEDAPQNPRTEKGAIRKEMEARLKAASKAGVHVIILRAGDFFGPDAANNWFSQGLVKPGKPVTAITYPGKAGTAHQWAYLPDVAETMIRLIEQAENLPPFAVYHMRGFVDDEGTKMIAAIRRALGKPDLKVKRFPWWLVTVASPFVPFFKELKEMRYVWREPLEMRNDRLIATLGEEPQTALDDAVTATLASLDCLPAVETCVADRRSAASQSPSVSS; encoded by the coding sequence ATGACGAAAGCGCAGGAAAAGACAGGCACGGTTCTCGTGCTGGGTGCGACGGGCGGTATAGGTGGAGCGATCGCCCGAGGCCTTCACCTTCGCGGGTGGGCGGTCCGAGCCTTGAACCGGGACGCAGCGAAGGCCTCCAGGAAGGCATCGGCGTTCGAATGGATCCAGGGCGACGCAATGAACGCCGCCGACGTAAGAGGTGCGGCCGAGGGCGCGGCGGTCATCATCCATGCGGTCAATCCACCCGGCTATCGCGACTGGGGCAAACTCGTATTGCCGATGCTCGACAACACGATCGCGGCCGCCAAAGCTGTCGGTGCGCGCATCGTCCTGCCCGGTACGATCTACAATTTTGGGCCAGACGCCTTCCCGGTGCTTGACGAGGATGCACCACAGAACCCGCGAACGGAAAAGGGCGCCATCCGCAAGGAAATGGAAGCCAGGCTGAAGGCTGCTTCCAAAGCTGGTGTTCATGTCATCATTCTGCGGGCAGGGGACTTTTTCGGACCGGATGCCGCCAACAACTGGTTCTCGCAAGGGCTGGTAAAGCCCGGAAAGCCGGTGACGGCGATCACCTATCCCGGGAAGGCGGGAACTGCCCACCAATGGGCCTATCTGCCGGATGTGGCAGAGACGATGATCAGGCTGATCGAGCAGGCGGAAAACCTTCCGCCATTTGCGGTCTACCATATGCGCGGTTTCGTCGATGACGAAGGCACGAAGATGATTGCGGCGATCCGACGCGCCCTCGGGAAGCCTGATCTCAAGGTCAAGAGGTTTCCTTGGTGGCTCGTGACCGTCGCATCACCCTTCGTGCCATTTTTCAAGGAACTCAAGGAAATGCGCTATGTTTGGCGCGAACCGCTCGAGATGCGCAATGATCGACTGATCGCCACGCTCGGCGAGGAGCCGCAGACGGCGTTAGATGACGCTGTCACGGCGACGCTTGCGTCGCTCGATTGCCTTCCGGCGGTTGAAACATGCGTTGCCGATCGCCGCTCCGCTGCGTCGCAAAGCCCGAGCGTCAGTTCTTGA
- a CDS encoding GNAT family N-acetyltransferase: MQIRDAADSDLEAIRDIYNDAAANTTAIWNETLVDVANRAAWLKARKSAGFPVLVAVSDASEIIGYASFGEWRAFDGYRHTVEHSVYVRSDRRGGGIGRALMVALIERAEALGKHVMVAGIESSNLPSIRLHEQLGFEQTGHMKEVGTKFGRWLDLTFMQLVLRTGSPT, from the coding sequence ATGCAAATCAGGGATGCGGCCGACAGCGATCTCGAAGCCATTCGCGACATCTACAACGACGCGGCGGCGAACACGACAGCGATCTGGAACGAAACGCTCGTCGATGTCGCCAATCGTGCAGCCTGGCTCAAGGCGCGAAAATCGGCCGGTTTTCCTGTGCTCGTTGCGGTCTCCGACGCGAGCGAAATCATCGGCTACGCTTCATTTGGCGAATGGCGTGCTTTCGACGGCTATCGCCATACGGTCGAGCATTCGGTCTACGTGCGCAGCGACCGGCGCGGCGGCGGCATCGGCCGGGCGTTGATGGTCGCGCTCATCGAACGCGCCGAGGCGCTTGGCAAGCATGTGATGGTCGCCGGGATCGAATCGAGCAACCTCCCCTCGATCCGCTTGCACGAGCAGTTGGGCTTCGAGCAAACCGGCCATATGAAGGAAGTCGGCACGAAATTCGGCCGCTGGCTTGATCTGACCTTCATGCAACTGGTCCTGCGTACCGGTTCGCCGACCTGA
- a CDS encoding MarC family protein — protein sequence MFNVDLLINALTTLLVTLDPPGLAPIFLSLTVGLSRQERFQVATRGSMIAFFILAAFALFGDGILGLLGISIGAFRIAGGLLLFWISFEMIFEKRQERKEKTGEVAVTKDHLHNIAVFPLALPLIAGPGAISATILLGSSFPSVIDRVQLLVVIAASMALLFLALVIAERVDRFLGVTGRAILTRLLGVILAALAVQFVVDGVRSAFLA from the coding sequence ATGTTCAATGTCGATCTTTTGATCAATGCACTGACGACTTTGCTTGTCACGCTCGATCCGCCGGGCCTGGCGCCGATCTTCCTGAGCCTTACCGTGGGGCTGAGCCGCCAGGAACGTTTTCAGGTCGCCACCCGCGGCTCGATGATCGCCTTTTTCATCCTTGCCGCCTTCGCCCTCTTCGGTGATGGCATCCTCGGTTTGCTCGGCATTTCGATTGGCGCCTTCCGTATCGCGGGCGGTCTGCTGCTGTTCTGGATCTCCTTCGAGATGATCTTCGAGAAGCGTCAGGAACGGAAGGAAAAGACCGGCGAAGTTGCAGTGACCAAGGACCATCTTCACAACATCGCGGTCTTTCCCCTCGCCCTGCCATTGATTGCCGGTCCGGGGGCGATTTCGGCCACGATCCTGCTCGGCAGTTCGTTTCCTTCCGTCATCGACCGGGTCCAGCTACTCGTTGTTATCGCCGCGTCGATGGCGCTCTTGTTTCTGGCACTCGTCATCGCCGAACGCGTCGACCGCTTTCTCGGGGTCACCGGACGCGCGATCCTCACCCGTCTTCTTGGTGTCATCCTGGCTGCACTGGCAGTGCAGTTCGTCGTCGACGGTGTGCGCTCGGCCTTTCTGGCGTAG
- a CDS encoding single-stranded DNA-binding protein produces MAGSVNKVILIGNVGADPEIRRTQDGRPIANLRIATSETWRDRNSGERREKTEWHTVVVFSEGLCKVVEQYVKKGAKLYIEGQLQTRKWQDQNGNDRYSTEIVLQGFNSTLTMLDGRGEGGGSGVSRGGGNDYGGGYEDYDQPRQSSGGGRSGGGQGGQSGGNFSRDLDDDIPF; encoded by the coding sequence ATGGCTGGTAGCGTCAACAAGGTGATCTTGATCGGAAATGTCGGGGCCGACCCTGAAATCCGGCGCACGCAGGATGGCCGCCCGATCGCCAACCTGCGCATCGCCACCTCGGAAACGTGGCGCGACCGCAACAGCGGCGAGCGTCGCGAGAAGACCGAATGGCACACGGTCGTCGTCTTCAGCGAGGGCCTCTGCAAGGTGGTCGAGCAATATGTGAAGAAGGGCGCGAAGCTCTATATCGAGGGCCAGTTGCAGACCCGCAAGTGGCAGGACCAGAATGGCAACGACCGCTATTCGACCGAAATCGTACTGCAGGGCTTCAACTCGACGCTGACGATGCTCGACGGTCGCGGCGAGGGCGGCGGCTCTGGTGTCAGCCGTGGCGGCGGCAATGACTACGGCGGCGGCTATGAGGATTACGATCAGCCGCGCCAGTCTTCAGGCGGCGGACGCTCCGGCGGTGGTCAAGGCGGCCAGAGCGGCGGCAACTTCTCGCGTGATCTCGACGACGACATTCCGTTCTGA
- a CDS encoding transglycosylase SLT domain-containing protein, with translation MVEQSRAGRCRIWGNRMGRLARAAGAALVATGLCAIVSEVAEARTDAPPVPPRKCLYSGVSAANPSLRLCISPDNFARDVCGIIEHYAVANDLPAPFFARLIWRESLFQPDAISPKGAEGIAQFMPATAKLRGLSDSFDAVAALGKSAEYLSELKSRYGNLGFAAAAYNAGEAGLERFLENDRLPYETRDYVLAITAYPVEDWRDNPPKLLNLELEKNKSFLDGCVALANTRRLRELVIADEAVWAPWGVQLSAHYQKSVAQRLFLHAVKRLPAPINTEKAVLVRERNGAFGARRRYAARIGRQTRAEANELCAAIRKSGGACVVFKN, from the coding sequence ATGGTCGAACAGAGCAGAGCGGGCAGATGCCGCATCTGGGGCAACCGAATGGGACGTCTGGCGCGCGCTGCGGGGGCTGCGTTGGTCGCAACAGGGCTTTGCGCCATTGTCTCCGAGGTTGCCGAGGCCCGCACCGATGCGCCACCGGTCCCTCCGCGAAAGTGCCTCTATTCAGGCGTCTCCGCAGCGAACCCGTCGCTTCGTCTCTGCATCAGCCCCGACAATTTTGCCCGTGATGTCTGTGGCATCATTGAGCACTATGCCGTGGCGAACGACCTGCCCGCCCCTTTCTTTGCCCGGTTGATCTGGCGCGAAAGCCTTTTTCAACCGGACGCCATCAGTCCGAAGGGCGCGGAGGGAATTGCCCAATTCATGCCGGCAACGGCAAAGCTGCGCGGCTTGTCGGACAGTTTCGATGCTGTGGCGGCTCTCGGCAAATCGGCCGAGTATTTAAGCGAACTCAAGTCGCGCTATGGCAATCTTGGCTTTGCCGCGGCAGCCTACAATGCCGGCGAGGCAGGCCTTGAGCGCTTCCTCGAAAACGACCGGTTACCGTACGAGACGCGCGATTATGTCTTGGCGATCACAGCCTATCCCGTCGAAGACTGGCGCGATAATCCACCGAAGTTGCTCAATCTTGAACTCGAAAAGAACAAGAGCTTCCTGGACGGCTGCGTCGCGCTGGCCAACACCCGTCGCTTGCGCGAGCTCGTCATCGCCGATGAGGCGGTCTGGGCGCCCTGGGGTGTCCAACTCTCGGCGCATTACCAGAAATCCGTTGCGCAGCGCCTGTTCTTGCACGCGGTGAAAAGACTGCCGGCGCCAATCAACACTGAAAAGGCAGTCCTCGTGCGGGAGCGCAATGGCGCTTTTGGAGCGAGAAGACGGTACGCTGCCCGCATCGGGCGGCAGACGCGCGCCGAGGCAAACGAGCTTTGCGCCGCCATTCGCAAGAGCGGCGGCGCCTGCGTCGTTTTCAAGAACTGA
- a CDS encoding alkene reductase, giving the protein MASLFDPITIGDITLKNRVVMAPLTRNRSPKAVPNTLNVTYYEQRASAGLLITEATAITHQGQGYADVPGLYTPEALEGWRKVTDAVHRAGGRIVVQMWHVGRISHTSLQPNGGHPVAPSAIRAKSKTYLVNEDGTGSFAETSEPRALDLAEIAGIVEDYRKAARAAIDAGFDGIEIHAANGYLIDQFLRSGSNRRTDAYGGPIENRARFLFEVVEVITKEIGAGRVGIRISPVTPSNDAFDPEPQAVFTYVVKKLARYPLAYVHVVEGATGGARDHQQGDLPFDYAGLRATYTAAGGNAAWMANNGYDRDLAVRTVESGEADLVAFGKPFIANPDLVRRLKDGAPLNAPDQATFYGGGAKGYTDYPLLEQVA; this is encoded by the coding sequence ATGGCTTCTCTTTTCGACCCGATCACGATCGGCGACATCACGCTCAAGAACCGGGTCGTGATGGCCCCGCTTACCCGCAATCGCTCGCCGAAAGCGGTCCCGAATACGCTCAATGTAACCTACTACGAGCAGCGCGCTTCCGCCGGCCTGCTGATCACGGAAGCGACGGCGATCACCCATCAGGGACAAGGCTATGCGGATGTTCCGGGCCTCTATACGCCCGAGGCGCTCGAAGGATGGCGCAAGGTGACGGATGCGGTTCACAGGGCCGGCGGCAGGATCGTCGTTCAGATGTGGCATGTCGGCCGCATCTCGCACACCTCCCTCCAGCCCAATGGCGGTCACCCCGTGGCTCCGTCGGCGATCCGGGCAAAGTCGAAGACCTATCTTGTCAACGAAGACGGAACCGGCAGCTTTGCCGAAACGTCCGAACCGCGCGCGCTGGACCTGGCGGAAATTGCCGGCATCGTCGAAGACTACCGCAAGGCCGCACGGGCCGCGATCGATGCGGGGTTCGACGGCATCGAAATCCACGCCGCGAACGGCTACCTGATCGACCAGTTTCTTCGCTCCGGCTCCAACAGGCGCACCGACGCCTATGGCGGCCCGATCGAGAATCGCGCACGCTTTCTCTTCGAGGTCGTTGAGGTGATCACGAAGGAGATCGGCGCGGGCCGTGTCGGCATTCGTATTTCTCCGGTCACTCCGTCCAACGATGCCTTTGACCCGGAGCCGCAGGCGGTCTTCACCTACGTGGTGAAAAAGCTCGCCCGTTATCCGCTTGCCTATGTTCACGTCGTCGAAGGCGCAACCGGCGGGGCGCGCGATCACCAGCAGGGCGATCTCCCCTTCGACTACGCCGGGCTGCGCGCTACCTACACGGCGGCCGGCGGCAACGCTGCCTGGATGGCGAACAACGGATACGACCGCGACCTAGCCGTCAGAACCGTCGAAAGTGGTGAGGCCGATCTGGTCGCTTTCGGCAAGCCGTTCATTGCCAACCCGGATCTCGTCCGCCGGCTCAAGGATGGCGCACCGCTTAATGCGCCCGACCAGGCAACCTTCTACGGCGGCGGCGCCAAGGGATACACCGACTATCCGCTGCTTGAGCAGGTGGCTTGA
- a CDS encoding aminoglycoside phosphotransferase family protein, which produces MFAPWIERWSLAPDGEAITTRSSHLLPVRWRGLPAMLKIAQEAEEKFGGRLMQWWDGHGAARVYAEEGDAILLERAESRRSLFHMAMTGGDDAATRVICRTVAALHAPRPAPLPELVPLERWFEALEPAARAEGGLFEICAGAARALFADPYPPGVLHGDIHHGNILDFGERGWLAIDPKRLHGERGFDYANLFCNPELPIVTAPGRLARQLATVADEASLDPRRVLHWVLAYAGLSAAWFLQDGESAEHPLAMVEIAAAALNS; this is translated from the coding sequence ATGTTCGCTCCTTGGATTGAAAGATGGTCGCTTGCGCCTGACGGAGAGGCAATCACGACCCGTTCGAGCCACCTGCTGCCGGTACGCTGGCGCGGCCTGCCGGCTATGCTCAAGATTGCGCAAGAAGCGGAGGAAAAATTCGGCGGGCGGCTGATGCAGTGGTGGGATGGTCATGGAGCCGCACGCGTCTATGCCGAGGAGGGCGACGCAATCCTCCTGGAACGCGCCGAGAGCCGACGGTCCCTTTTCCACATGGCGATGACCGGCGGCGATGATGCTGCAACCCGTGTGATTTGCCGCACGGTCGCCGCGCTGCATGCTCCACGCCCAGCGCCGCTTCCGGAACTCGTCCCGCTCGAGCGATGGTTTGAAGCTCTGGAACCGGCAGCCCGTGCCGAAGGCGGTCTGTTCGAGATCTGTGCTGGCGCAGCAAGGGCGCTTTTCGCCGATCCTTATCCGCCGGGCGTGCTGCACGGTGACATTCACCATGGGAACATTCTCGATTTTGGCGAACGCGGCTGGCTCGCGATCGATCCGAAGCGCCTCCATGGTGAGCGTGGCTTCGACTATGCGAACCTCTTTTGCAATCCCGAGTTGCCGATCGTCACCGCTCCCGGCCGATTGGCGAGACAGCTCGCCACCGTAGCAGATGAGGCATCGCTCGATCCGCGGCGGGTTCTTCACTGGGTCCTCGCCTACGCAGGCCTGTCTGCAGCCTGGTTTCTGCAGGACGGCGAAAGCGCCGAACATCCGCTTGCAATGGTGGAGATTGCCGCGGCTGCACTGAACAGTTAA
- a CDS encoding LysR family transcriptional regulator, whose product MSRIEPNWDFYRTFLMVLSEGSLSAAARELGLTQPTVGRHIDALEEALGFAMFTRSPQGLLPTEAALELKPYAETLAATSSALLRAASGQHGAIGGTVRISASEMIGIEVLPPILVELNREYPDLSIELSASDAVEDLLRQEADIAVRMVRPAQEALVALHIGAVPLGFHAHRSYLDRRGVPETIDDLSGHSLIGFDRETAAIRSMMARAPDLPKVRFSLKTDSNVAQLAAIRAGFGIGICQNALATRDPQLVHVIPDAFELKLDTWLVMHENLRASPRCRVAFDALAKGLKAYMRQ is encoded by the coding sequence ATGAGCAGGATCGAACCTAACTGGGATTTCTATCGCACCTTTCTGATGGTGCTAAGCGAAGGCTCGCTGTCGGCGGCCGCGCGCGAACTTGGACTGACGCAGCCGACCGTTGGCCGTCACATTGATGCATTGGAGGAGGCCCTCGGTTTTGCGATGTTCACGCGCTCGCCGCAGGGGCTGCTGCCGACCGAAGCGGCGCTGGAACTCAAGCCCTATGCTGAGACCTTGGCGGCCACGTCCTCCGCTCTGCTTCGCGCCGCCTCCGGTCAGCATGGCGCGATTGGCGGAACCGTGCGCATCAGTGCCAGCGAGATGATCGGCATTGAGGTCTTGCCGCCGATCCTTGTGGAACTTAACCGGGAATATCCGGACCTTTCCATCGAGCTTTCCGCGTCTGACGCGGTGGAGGATCTTTTGCGCCAGGAGGCCGACATCGCCGTGCGGATGGTCAGACCGGCGCAGGAAGCGCTGGTCGCTCTCCATATCGGCGCAGTGCCGCTCGGTTTCCATGCGCATCGGTCCTATCTCGACCGCCGCGGCGTGCCTGAAACGATCGATGATCTCTCCGGCCACAGCCTGATCGGTTTCGATCGGGAAACGGCAGCGATACGCAGCATGATGGCGCGGGCGCCGGATCTGCCGAAGGTGCGATTTTCGCTGAAGACCGACAGCAATGTCGCGCAGCTTGCGGCGATACGCGCCGGATTCGGCATCGGCATCTGCCAGAACGCCCTTGCAACTCGCGATCCGCAGCTTGTCCACGTGATTCCCGACGCCTTCGAGTTGAAGCTCGATACCTGGCTCGTGATGCACGAAAACCTGCGCGCGAGTCCGCGCTGCCGCGTCGCGTTCGACGCGTTGGCGAAGGGACTCAAGGCCTATATGCGGCAGTAA
- a CDS encoding ArsR/SmtB family transcription factor: MDKDEILKALAHPARMDILTWLKEPEMHFSGQEHPLEMGVCAGQFERCGLSQSTVSSHLAVLQRAGLVTTRRVGQWVFYKRNEETIAEFLKAIGNL; this comes from the coding sequence ATGGACAAAGACGAAATCCTGAAGGCGTTGGCGCATCCTGCCCGTATGGACATCCTCACATGGCTGAAGGAGCCAGAGATGCATTTTTCCGGTCAGGAGCATCCTCTTGAGATGGGGGTCTGCGCCGGCCAGTTCGAACGTTGCGGACTGTCGCAATCGACCGTGTCGTCTCACCTCGCCGTGCTGCAGCGCGCCGGCTTGGTGACGACCCGCCGTGTTGGCCAGTGGGTCTTTTACAAGCGCAACGAGGAAACGATCGCCGAGTTCCTGAAGGCTATCGGCAACCTCTGA
- a CDS encoding LysR family transcriptional regulator VtlR: MSLDWDKLRIFHAAAEAGSFTHAADKLHLSQSAISRQVSSLEQDVGIKLFHRHARGLILTEQGEILYRTAHEVLMKLESVKVQLTETTDKPTGKLRITTTVGLGQGWLTDKIQEFMSLHPDVQVQLILDNEELDVNMRHADCAIRLRQPQQSDLIQRKLFTVHMHVYAAPSYINKYGEPQSVEDLDNHRIITFGEPAPNYLLDVNWLEIAGRDHDNPRISHLQINSQTSIKRACLLGIGIAMLPDYIVGRDPGLIQLPISADIPSFDTYFCYPDEMKNAAKLKVFRDYIVAKARNWNF; this comes from the coding sequence ATGTCGTTAGACTGGGATAAACTGCGCATATTTCATGCGGCGGCCGAGGCAGGCTCGTTCACGCACGCGGCAGACAAACTCCATCTTTCGCAATCGGCCATAAGCCGTCAGGTCAGTTCGCTCGAACAGGACGTCGGCATCAAGCTGTTTCATCGCCACGCGCGCGGCCTGATTCTGACGGAACAGGGCGAAATCCTCTACCGCACCGCGCATGAGGTGCTGATGAAGCTCGAGAGCGTCAAGGTGCAATTGACCGAGACGACTGACAAACCAACCGGTAAGCTGCGCATCACCACAACGGTCGGCCTCGGCCAGGGTTGGTTGACCGACAAGATACAGGAGTTCATGTCGCTGCACCCGGACGTGCAGGTCCAGCTCATCCTGGACAACGAAGAGCTCGACGTGAACATGCGGCACGCCGATTGCGCGATCCGGCTGCGCCAGCCACAGCAGTCGGATCTGATCCAGCGCAAGCTCTTCACGGTGCACATGCACGTGTATGCCGCTCCCTCCTACATCAACAAATACGGTGAACCCCAATCCGTCGAGGATCTGGACAATCACCGGATCATCACTTTCGGCGAGCCGGCGCCCAACTACCTGCTCGATGTGAACTGGCTGGAGATCGCCGGACGCGATCATGACAATCCGCGTATCTCGCATCTGCAGATCAACAGCCAGACGTCGATCAAGCGCGCCTGCCTGCTCGGAATCGGCATTGCCATGCTTCCCGATTACATCGTCGGCCGCGATCCGGGATTGATTCAGCTTCCGATCAGCGCGGACATCCCCTCCTTCGATACATATTTCTGCTATCCCGACGAAATGAAGAACGCCGCGAAGCTGAAAGTCTTCCGTGACTATATCGTTGCCAAGGCGCGCAATTGGAATTTTTAA